GGCGCTCGATGCCGGCGGCCACCTCCTCGGCGGTCATGCAGGGCAGCACCTCGACCGCCGCCCCGAGCTCGAGCCAGAACGGCTCGACGAGGCTCGGGAGGCCGGCGGCCTCCGGAGCGTCGACGACGAGGGTCATCGCCCGCCGTCCGTTGCGCGGGTAGAAGTAGGCGGCTTCGGGCTGCAGCTGGGCGAGCATCTTCTGCAGCGCCGGCGTCATGCGGCCCGATCGGATCATCTCGTTGCCCTCGGGCGTGGCGATCTCGACGTTCACGAGCACGCGCATGTGCTCTCCCTTCTCGGAAGGTAGGTCCTCCAGCGCGCCACGCCCGATCGGACGAGGGATGCTACCTGCACGCCTGCTGCACGCTGGAGCCGGTGGGCTGAAGGCCCGGGCGCGTCTTCTTCGCCCGCTCAGCGTACGCCGAAGGGTGGCGCGCGTCTAGGTGTCATGCATGCACGCGCCGTGCGACGTCTCGGTCGGCACCCGGCGGCGGGTGCCGCCCCGGCGGGCTCGCCTAGGGCGTCGCCTGGCGCAGCCTGAGCTCGGCGCCGGTGGCGTCCATCCCCGCGGCGAGCAGGCCGTAGGGGGTGGCGGACACCTCGCTCGTGAGCGCGCCGCCGAGCGCCTGCAGCTTCGTTGCGACGCGGCGCACGTCGTCGACCTCCCAGTAGATGGTCCAGCGTGCCGGCTCGCCGCTGGCGAGCACGGCCGCCGCTTCGGCGATCCCGGCGACGTCGGCGCCTCCGGAAGGGTCGCGCAACGTCGCGTACCCGCCGTCGGCGGCACCCGCCGTCCAGCCGAACACGGCCTGGTAGAAGGCCGCTGCGGCGTCGGGGTCCCCGGAGAGCAGCTCGAACCAGCACGCGGTCCCCGGTTCGCCGGTGACGGCGAACCCCCGGAAGCTGCCGGGCTGCCAGGCGCCGATCCTCGCGCCCTCGGGATCGGCGAGCACGGCCTGGCTGCCGAGGTCGGCGATCGCCGCCGGTGGGGCGAGGACTGCGCCGCCGCGCGCGACGGCGGTCGCGGCGGTCCTCGCGACGTCGTCGGTCGCGACGTAGAGCTTCCACGTGTCGTCGGCGTGCACGCCGCCCGCGTCGCCCATCGCGCCCGCCACCGGCGTGCCGCGGCGCGTGAAGAAGAAGAAGTAGCCGCCGAACTGCGGGCTCGGCTCACCCGCCTGCCAGCCGAAGAGCTCGCTGTAGAAGGTGCGGCTCGACTCGACGTCGGAGGTCCACAGATCAGCCCAGCAGGGGGCCGCGTCGGGAGGGTTGGCGTGGTTCGTCATGGGCTGCCTCCTCCAGGTAGCAGGTCCTCCGTTCCCTACCCCGCGAGCGGCGATCGCTCCCGCGAGCGCTCCGCCCACGGCTCGCGCTCGAGGAGCGAGGCCCCGTCGAAGGACGCGTTCTGCCCGGTCCTCACGAGGCGGCGAGGAAGCGCTGCCAGCGGACCTCGAGGAGGTCCGGGTCGGGCGCGTAGCGCAGCGTCGGGCCGTCGTGCTCGCGAAGGACGTCCGGCCGGACGCCGATGCGGTAGTCGGGCGCGATCCCGATGATGTCCGCGTCGTAGGCAGCGTGGTGGATCTTGCACATCGAGATCCCGTTCGTGACCACCGGCTCGCCCCCTGCGGCGTCGCTCAGCACGTGCGCCGCGTCGAGGAGCTGGCGATGGCGCAGCCGGCAGACGGCGCACTGGTAGGCGTAGGCGAGGAGGACGCGCTCGCGAAAGGCGCGCTGGTGCAGGCGGGCTCGAGCGAGACTCTCGGCGTAGGCGCGGACGATCTCGGGCCGCGTGTCGGCGAGCTCCCTGCGCAGCGCGAGTGCATCGTGGTCGAGAGCGACGACGAACTGCTGCTCGTTGGGCTCCTCGGCAGCGAGGTAGACGGGGAAGAGGGGCAGGTAGCGGCCAGGCGCGATGCCGTAGAACCAGATGAGTGGCAGGCCGCGGGCCATCGCGGCGCGAAGCGCGCGATTCTCCGGCTCGGCCGGGTTGGTGCCCCGCCACTTGTAGCGGCCGAAGCCGTCGGCGCCGATCGCGTCGGCGTACGGTCGTGCCGCCGGGGTCGCTGCGAAGACCGTCCGGATGCTCAGCGCGGCGTCGAGCTGGCGTGGCTTCCAGATGCCCTGCTGCGGTGCCATGAGCCGCACCGGCACGCCGTCGAAGGTGAACGCAGACAGGTCGTGCTGCGAGACGAGCGCCTCGGGGCCGAGCGCCCGCAGGAAGGAGAAGGCAGCATCGCGAAGCCGCGCATCCACGG
This genomic window from Acidimicrobiales bacterium contains:
- a CDS encoding VOC family protein; translated protein: MTNHANPPDAAPCWADLWTSDVESSRTFYSELFGWQAGEPSPQFGGYFFFFTRRGTPVAGAMGDAGGVHADDTWKLYVATDDVARTAATAVARGGAVLAPPAAIADLGSQAVLADPEGARIGAWQPGSFRGFAVTGEPGTACWFELLSGDPDAAAAFYQAVFGWTAGAADGGYATLRDPSGGADVAGIAEAAAVLASGEPARWTIYWEVDDVRRVATKLQALGGALTSEVSATPYGLLAAGMDATGAELRLRQATP
- a CDS encoding HNH endonuclease; its protein translation is MRRFDESVDARLRDAAFSFLRALGPEALVSQHDLSAFTFDGVPVRLMAPQQGIWKPRQLDAALSIRTVFAATPAARPYADAIGADGFGRYKWRGTNPAEPENRALRAAMARGLPLIWFYGIAPGRYLPLFPVYLAAEEPNEQQFVVALDHDALALRRELADTRPEIVRAYAESLARARLHQRAFRERVLLAYAYQCAVCRLRHRQLLDAAHVLSDAAGGEPVVTNGISMCKIHHAAYDADIIGIAPDYRIGVRPDVLREHDGPTLRYAPDPDLLEVRWQRFLAAS